The proteins below are encoded in one region of Drosophila santomea strain STO CAGO 1482 chromosome 3R, Prin_Dsan_1.1, whole genome shotgun sequence:
- the LOC120453933 gene encoding techylectin-5A — protein sequence PLKKVSLLFLLAWSSVFLGSTCSLNRIGKSDIGLKSLEELVLIRRTLDAQALKLRGLEINLHRVLSRVVLLADADVHAPGRFSLKEDTLAELSKRLDMLLERLSQQDKISTKLLELNEGSIRVCHDPFFNQTSLKELSKDKDEPQVDFYQPAKSDCHELDTDVRVDGVYWFLVPERNEVQRDLHERYCAFATDGPAWTVIQSRGGSLDSSPPENFNRSWDEYRAGFGNLSRDFWFGNEFAHKILYRDDHELRVELQEEGAPLDWAEYPLFWLDSESYNYQLSVEGEFRGSLPDALGQHNRMDFSTYDRRRSPAKSADSTCAEDYGGGWWFDRCTQSNLNGEHGVHQRASPAIIWMNWRTGTDKMKSSRMMIRPVIPSAEDTVDED from the exons CCTTTAAAGAAGGTTTcgttgctgtttctgctggccTGGAGCTCCGTATTTCTGGGAAGCACTTGCTCTCTAAATCGGATTGGGAAGTCTGATATAGGCCTAAAATCCTTGGAGGAGCTAGTCTTGATTAGGCGGACTTTGGATGCACAGGCACTCAAGCTAAGGGGCTTGGAGATCAATCTACATCGTGTGCTCAGCAGGGTGGTGCTTCTCGCCGATGCAGATGTGCATGCACCAGGAAGATTCTCCCTCAAAGAAGATACCTTAGCAGAGCTATCCAAGCGTCTAGATATGTTGCTCGAGCGACTGAGCCAGCAAGATAAAATATCTACGAAATTGCTGGAACTAAATGAAGGGTCTATTAGAGTGTGCCATGATCCTTTCTTTAACCAGACCTCACTGAAGGAGCTTTCTAAAGATAAGGACGAACCACAAGTGG ATTTTTACCAGCCCGCCAAATCCGATTGCCATGAACTTGATACAGATGTCCGGGTGGATGGCGTCTATTGGTTTCTGGTTCCGGAGCGCAATGAAGTCCAGCGGGATTTGCACGAGCGCTATTGCGCCTTCGCCACCGACGGTCCCGCCTGGACAGTGATCCAGAGCAGAGGTGGCTCCCTTGATTCTAGTCCACCCGAGAACTTCAATCGCAGCTGGGATGAGTATCGCGCAGGTTTCGGTAATTTATCCCGAgatttttggtttggcaaCGAGTTCGCGCACAAGATTCTCTACCGCGACGATCATGAGCTGAGAGTGGAGCTGCAGGAGGAAGGGGCACCACTGGATTGGGCGGAGTATCCACTCTTCTGGCTGGACAGTGAGAGCTACAACTATCAGCTTTCGGTGGAAGGTGAATTCCGTGGTTCGCTGCCAGATGCTCTGGGGCAGCACAATCGGATGGATTTCAGCACTTACGATCGGCGAAGGAGCCCTGCCAAATCAGCAGATTCCACCTGTGCCGAGGATTACGGCGGTGGCTGGTGGTTCGATCGCTGCACACAGTCCAATCTGAACGGAGAACATGGTGTCCACCAGAGAGCAAGTCCAGCCATTATCTGGATGAACTGGCGAACCGGGACCGACAAAATGAAAAGCTCGCGGATGATGATTCGACCCGTAATACCCAGTGCGGAGGATACCGTCGACGAGGATTAG